Proteins from one Sabethes cyaneus chromosome 2, idSabCyanKW18_F2, whole genome shotgun sequence genomic window:
- the LOC128736250 gene encoding uncharacterized protein LOC128736250, with protein sequence MSLRSTVVFIICVGIYSPSIRLILAHQPPSSEDCVQQNGYQLEEFQTEKNEDSQTISWLTLNGASQITLHAGVLRCFPSLKELSVTNSDLTAIDKDAFQPVSSLWTLNISHNSLNSLLDGGTSVLRGLFLLHHMDLSHNRLQVLHTNQFRDLHSLTELIISSNGLKTIHAKAFLGLWNLKLLDLAQNKIDYLPSGMLSHSKKLKVLSLRDNRIKYFSSRTFRGLEALEELDLSDNEISSLPKTTFISVTQLKVLLLNGNGLEKLEESVFSSLVHLEYLNIAENKITELSPALFNPLKRLKYFNAQANQLMSISSELFNENLLMEEISFSDNKIITIPCDSVANLRFLKSIDLTNNLLDFSFCLEFADNTSVNMYLSGNKLTQTSFIGNVTYLTMAQNDIIEIPNHAFVLNPDVRSIFLEQNHIVRIAPFAFAGVSQLEELDLSYNPIGQIDSHFLQSLHHLRILGMDNIELERLPNDFFSSQKELSSLRLGNNSLGHLPERIFEGLGNLRYLGLESNELSIISREQFKGLFELSSLYLYDNELECLEDEQFEDLINLELLALHNNKLTEINDVVFSNMQRLEKIGLHNNSIRLVSSGVFRALQQLKVVHLYDNYIDILPSNIFEKNDQLEEVVLRNNLIIDLHSNTFRNLSRLQILDLSGNKIQKIDSNSFLYCEQLKELWLSGNDIRTVNKAAFRGLQKLQMLDLGNNKMTTIEDETFENMGLLKRLYLGSNHIHTISTVQFNSLVSLQVLSLFNNNIEVIKTEVFSNNWLLEELYLDGNQIADISSRAFIGLDNLKFLSLSENNILFLQQNMFLNSEKIKILEVNDNNLTSIPERLLLPLKELEELYLENNRLSQLPEYIFIKNSRIKVLNIAGNNLSSFDVLKSVFFDSIEVLDVQGNNLLDIQIPRNLIKLFAQNNDINTVFIERASFHRLEILNLSNNQLSRVDKVFKLIRLQSLDLSMNTIEKLDVSRLYKLPYLNSFNVSGCGINNLTGVLYKQHPSLVSFDLSNNDILQFDHFIPIYFTSLLELGVKGNPFVDDEFLDNIKLLRDIDALQADLRILALVLVATLVHADYGDRYSCQSGRKECILTNLNYETRDAVAGVTIDGGSGPFLDIEFVDSSFPIIPPSLFRDNDNVRLLSVKECEIQALEPKTFEGARELRFLKIQKNGISKLFNDMFKDTKLSKVNFGGNRITEVEEFTFRGCGELDTLKLSKNRIRTLPSKLFSGLSRLEELNIDHNRIEELEEQLFRDLTNLRELKLKGNFIQILKADTFTGLTSLKKLDLKENELSVVDPKTFYPLQNLMELDLEDNNIHTINPDLFSKLVNLKQLILTENYIERLDDQTFEHNGMLQTLVLNNNSIEILKPELFNPLRRLEQLSIQFNEISSLDNNLFVNNADLDTLHFEGNIISKIAPQTFANLRRLEILDLDDNDLAAIEPGTFSDLSSLEKLFLDNNLFRELKAGSLRGASNLRKIYIKDNLIRTIDSAFFNDVPQVRTISLEDNLIASLPNDLFSSLRSLAELSLSDNNLQNIDDSVFRPVSNTLEELYLGNNRLTTIGSSVLNLGSLECLDLSANYFENLPADVFDHLRRLESLDLDDNLLTGIPSAVAKLTNLKELELASNKISSLDFQVLKSLTNLKELDLSENRLTEVSADAFSSLRSLKKLYLDENRIHRIADAAFVQNKNMKKLDLSYNKLPQVSSNMLSGLYSLEDLDLSDNPVERMEERAFRDLYKLETLSLENTSLTALPGSSFYNLAALEELDLDSNKLTEISEISMRGLESLEDLHLNFNPLANIQPNSFHQLGNLKVFSIGPSELVVLDKNLLKNALRLEELYLHGVEFSSLPRGFLRSNRKLEILSINNNKKLASIDGDWFVDLPNLRVLNLFNNSIANFQPGVFDLLLDLEDLFLSDNSVQKLDGNLFDKMLRLESLELAGMSLSTLPTGIFNNLLDLEELDLSRNQLSSLAGPIFENLHSLEELSLAENGIGSLSPELFRSLRNLNQLDLSKNILTTLDSRLFENCLDLESLNLAGNRFASFNLPTMSFARTLEELDISQNVLTSLIITEDLYILYADENQISQIEAEESSSYNLDLLSVSNNRFTNIDSIFRFNNLESLNVSLNNLQQLELGRLTSALDELEVLNVSNCNIANFNLQGLTVHESMKYLDISDNELPSLDLEQLANFPDLEMFVFGGNEFDQLDVDKLAHYFKDLELIGIEGTEWNCAQLEKALNFSDENDIELWRLQGAQACSGKSVRDYCCK encoded by the exons ATGAGTCTCAG GTCCACGGTAGTGTTCATCATCTGCGTTGGAATTTATTCACCGAGCATTCGACTTATTTTGGCTCATCAGCCTCCATCGTCAGAAGATTGTGTGCAGCAAAATGGCTATCAACTGGAAGAGTTTCAGACAGAGAAAAATGAGGATTCGCAGACCATTTCCTGGTTGACTTTGAACGGTGCTTCGCAAATAACATTACATGCAGGAGTTCTAAGATGTTTTCCTAGTTTGAAGGAGCTAAGCGTCACCAACAGTGATTTAACAGCTATCGATAAGGATGCGTTTCAACCAGTTTCTTCATTATGGACGCTAAATATCAGCCATAATTCTTTAAATTCACTGCTGGATGGTGGAACATCAGTACTTCGGGGCTTGTTTTTGTTACATCACATGGATTTAAGCCACAATAGATTACAAGTGTTACACACCAACCAATTTCGCGATTTACACAGTCTAACAGAGTTGATTATTTCGAGCAATGGTTTAAAAACGATCCACGCTAAAGCGTTCCTGGGCTTGTGGAACTTGAAATTGTTGGATCTAGCTCAAAACAAGATCGATTATTTACCTAGCGGGATGCTATCTCACAGTAAAAAGCTAAAAGTGTTATCGCTAAGAGATAATcggattaaatattttagcagtcGTACTTTCAGAGGACTGGAAGCGCTGGAGGAGTTAGATTTGAGTGATAACGAAATTTCAAGCCTACCGAAAACAACGTTCATATCAGTGACCCAGTTGAAGGTGCTTCTTTTGAATGGCAACGGATTGGAGAAGCTTGAGGAGTCTGTGTTCAGTTCCCTGGTACACCTCGAATATTTAAACATAGCCGAGAACAAAATCACCGAACTGTCACCAGCATTATTCAATCCATTGAAAAGGTTGAAATATTTTAACGCTCAAGCAAACCAGCTGATGTCAATATCAAGCGAACTTTTCAACGAAAACTTGTTGATGGAAGAGATTAGCTTCAGTGATAATAAGATTATTACCATTCCATGTGATTCAGTGGCTAATCTACGATTTTTGAAAAGTATTGATCTTACGAATAACCTGCTGGATTTTAGTTTTTGTCTAGAGTTTGCAGATAACACCAGTGTTAATATGTATCTGAGCGGTAATAAATTAACACAGACATCATTTATTGGGAACGTAACATATCTGACGATGGCACAGAACGATATAATTGAGATACCAAATCACGCATTTGTTCTCAATCCAGATGTTCGAAGTATATTTCTGGAGCAAAATCACATCGTTAGAATAGCACCGTTTGCATTCGCTGGGGTTTCTCAGTTGGAAGAGCTTGATCTTAGTTATAACCCGATCGGACAAATAGATTCCCACTTTCTTCAATCTCTTCATCACTTAAGAATTCTTGGAATGGATAATATTGAACTTGAACGATTGCCAAATGACTTTTTCTCCTCTCAGAAGGAGTTGTCGTCACTTCGGTTGGGAAACAATTCATTGGGTCATCTTCCGGAACGAATTTTCGAAGGACTTGGAAATCTTCGATATCTTGGCTTGGAGAGCAATGAATTGTCAATTATATCTAGAGAGCAGTTTAAAGGATTatttgagttgagcagtctctACCTTTACGACAATGAGTTAGAGTGCTTGGAAGATGAACAGTTTGAAGATTTAATAAATCTAGAGTTATTGGCACTGCACAACAATAAACTAACAGAAATTAACGATGTGGTATTTAGTAACATGCAGCGCTTGGAAAAGATTGGTTTGCATAACAATAGCATTCGATTGGTTTCATCGGGAGTTTTTCGAGCACTTCAACAATTAAAAGTTGTCCATTTGTATGACAATTACATTGATATATTGCCGTCGAATATATTTGAGAAAAATGATCAACTAGAGGAGGTTGTTCTCAGAAACAATTTGATAATTGATCTTCACAGTAACACTTTCAGAAATCTGTCCAGATTGCAGATTCTGGATCTTTCAGGAAACAAGATTCAAAAAATAGATTCCAATTCATTTTTATACTGCGAGCAATTAAAAGAACTGTGGCTGTCAGGAAACGATATCAGAACGGTAAACAAAGCTGCTTTCCGTGGATTGCAAAAACTGCAGATGCTAGATTTGGGCAACAACAAAATGACAACTATCGAAGACGAAACATTTGAAAACATGGGACTACTAAAGAGATTATATCTTGGAAGTAATCACATTCACACGATATCTACAGTTCAATTTAACTCGTTAGTAAGTCTGCAAGTGTTGTCCTTGTTCAACAATAACATTGAGGTTATCAAAACTGAAGTATTCAGCAACAATTGGCTGTTAGAAGAGCTGTATTTGGATGGAAATCAGATAGCCGATATATCCTCCAGGGCATTTATTGGATTGGATAATTTGAAA TTTTTGTCGTTATCTGAGAACAACATATTATTTCTTCAGCAGAATATGTTCCTGAATAGTGAAAAGATCAAAATCCTAGAAGTTAACGATAACAACCTTACTTCAATTCCAGAGAGATTACTGCTACCCCTTAAGGAGCTGGAAGAACTATATTTGGAAAATAATCGTTTATCTCAACTTCCCGAATACATTTTCATCAAAAACTCACGTATAAAAGTTCTGAACATTGCCGGAAATAACTTGAGCTCATTTGACGTTTTAAAAAGTGTATTTTTCGACAGCATAGAAGTCTTGGATGTCCAAGGAAATAATTTACTCGACATACAGATTCCACGCAATTTGATCAAGCTCTTCGCTCAGAATAATGACATCAACACCGTTTTCATCGAACGTGCATCCTTTCATCGGCTGGAAATTCTGAACCTCAGCAACAACCAACTGTCTAGAGTCGACAAAGTGTTTAAACTGATTCGCCTGCAATCACTGGACCTGTCAATGAACACCATCGAAAAGCTGGACGTCAGTCGACTGTATAAACTACCGTACCTGAATAGCTTCAACGTTTCCGGATGTGGAATAAACAATTTAACCGGAGTACTGTATAAACAGCATCCTTCACTGGTGTCGTTTGATTTATCAAACAATGATATACTTCAGTTTGATCATTTTATTCCAATCTACTTCACGTCACTGCTGGAGTTGGGTGTCAAGGGCAATCCTTTCGTGGATGACGAATTTCTCGATAACATCAAGCTGCTGAGAGACATCGACGCTTTGCAGGCGGACTTGCG CATTTTGGCTCTAGTCCTGGTTGCAACTTTGGTCCACGCAGATTATGGAGATCGCTATAGTTGCCAATCGGGAAGGAAAGAATGCATACTGACAAATTTAAACTATGAAACTCGCGATGCAGTTGCTGGCGTTACTATCGACGGTGGATCTGGACCATTTCTGGACATTGAGTTCGTGGATTCCTCATTTCCGATAATTCCTCCGTCGTTATTTCGAGACAATGATAACGTTCGTTTATTATCGGTAAAGGAGTGTGAAATTCAGGCACTTGAGCCAAAAACATTTGAGGGAGCGCGCGAATTAAGGTTTCTAAAAATTCAGAAGAATGGAATATCGAAGTTGTTCAACGATATGTTCAAGGATACGAAACTGTCTAAGGTTAATTTTGGTGGAAATCGTATCACTGAAGTAGAGGAGTTCACCTTTAGGGGATGTGGCGAGTTGGATACgttgaaattgtcaaaaaacaGGATTAGGACTTTGCCGTCAAAACTTTTTAGTGGCCTGAGCAGGTTGGAAGAACTGAATATAGATCATAATCGAATTGAGGAACTGGAAGAACAGCTGTTTCGTGACCTGACAAATCTAAGAGAACTGAAGTTGAAGGGTAATTTTATACAGATCTTAAAGGCTGACACATTCACAGGTTTGACCAGTTTAAAAAAGTTAGATTTGAAGGAAAATGAACTATCAGTAGTCGATCCCAAGACGTTCTATCCATTACAAAACCTGATGGAGCTCGATTTGGAGGATAACAATATCCATACCATAAATCCGGATTTATTTTCTAAACTCGTTAACCTCAAGCAGTTGATTTTGACGGAAAATTATATCGAACGATTGGACGATCAAACTTTTGAGCACAACGGAATGCTGCAAACGCTTGTTTTGAATAATAATTCGATTGAAATTTTAAAACCGGAGCTGTTCAATCCGCTTCGTCGTTTGGAACAACTATCGATTCAGTTCAATGAAATCAGCAGCCTGGATAACAATTTGTTCGTGAATAATGCGGATTTGGACACGCTACATTTCGAGGGAAATATTATTAGTAAAATTGCACCGCAGACGTTTGCGAACTTGCGACGTCTGGAAATCCTCGATCTGGACGATAATGATCTTGCAGCTATTGAGCCGGGTACGTTTAGCGATCTTAGTTCGTTGGAAAAACTATTCTTAGATAACAATCTTTTTCGGGAGCTAAAAGCTGGGTCTCTTCGAGGAGCAAGCAATTTAAGGAAGATTTATATCAAAGATAATCTGATTAGAACAATCGATAGTGCGTTCTTCAATGATGTTCCCCAAGTTCGAACTATTTCGTTAGAGGACAACTTGATTGCGTCGTTACCGAACGATTTATTTTCTAGTTTGAGAAGTTTGGCGGAATTATCTCTAAGTGATAATAACTTACAGAATATTGATGACTCCGTCTTTCGACCAGTATCCAACACGTTAGAGGAATTATACCTAGGGAATAATAGGCTGACTACGATTGGTTCATCTGTTCTGAACTTGGGATCCCTGGAGTGTTTGGATCTTTCAGCAAACTATTTTGAAAACTTACCAGCCGATGTTTTCGACCACTTGAGACGGTTGGAATCTTTGGATTTGGATGACAATTTGCTCACTGGCATTCCGAGTGCCGTtgcaaaattaacaaatttaaaaGAGTTAGAATTAGCTTCTAACAAAATTTCCAGCCTAGATTTCCAAGTTTTGAAATCCCTAACAAATTTAAAAGAGCTGGATCTGTCGGAGAACCGACTTACGGAAGTTTCCGCAGACGCATTTAGCTCCTTACGCTCTCTCAAGAAGTTATATTTGGATGAAAACCGCATCCACCGCATCGCAGATgcagctttcgttcaaaataaaaatatgaaaaagttaGATCTTAGCTATAACAAACTACCACAAGTCAGTTCCAATATGCTTTCGGGTTTGTACAGCTTGGAAGATTTGGATTTAAGCGACAACCCTGTTGAGCGAATGGAAGAGCGAGCCTTTCGCGATCTTTACAAGCTGGAAACACTTTCGTTGGAAAATACTAGTTTGACGGCCTTACCGGGTAGTTCATTTTACAACTTGGCCGCACTGGAGGAGCTTGACTTGGATTCTAACAAGCTAACCGAGATTAGTGAAATTTCTATGAGAGGACTCGAGAGTTTGGAAGATCTTCATCTTAATTTCAATCCTTTGGCTAACATTCAGCCGAATTCTTTTCACCAGCTAGGAAATTTGAAGGTTTTCAGTATTGGCCCAAGTGAGCTTGTTGTTTTGGACAAAAACCTCTTGAAGAATGCCTTGCGACTGGAAGAACTGTATCTTCACGGAGTTGAATTTTCTTCGCTTCCGCGCGGATTTCTACGGTCGAACCGCAAACTGGAGATACTGTCtattaacaacaacaaaaaattagcTTCGATCGATGGAGATTGGTTTGTTGATTTGCCGAATCTTCGCGTACTAAATTTATTCAACAACAGTATTGCCAATTTTCAGCCCGGCGTATTTGATTTGTTGCTTGACTtggaggatttatttttgtccgATAATTCGGTTCAAAAATTGGATGGAAATTTATTCGATAAAATGCTACGTTTGGAATCATTAGAGCTGGCTGGAATGTCGTTATCCACACTTCCGACCggaatattcaataatttgttGGATTTGGAGGAGCTTGATTTGAGCCGTAACCAATTAAGTTCCTTAGCTGGGCCGATTTTTGAAAACTTGCATTCCTTAGAGGAACTGTCACTAGCTGAGAATGGAATCGGCTCTCTGAGCCCGGAGTTGTTCCGATCGCTACGAAATCTCAACCAACTGGACTTGAGCAAAAACATTCTAACTACGTTAGATTCTCGTCTTTTTGAGAATTGCCTTGACCTAGAATCATTGAATTTAGCGGGCAATAGGTTTGCATCTTTTAACCTACCTACGATGAGCTTTGCAAGAACCCTAGAAGAGTTAGATATTTCACAAAACGTGCTAACTTCTCTTATTATCACAGAAGATCTATACATATTGTATGCTGATGAAAATCAAATCAGCCAAATAGAGGCTGAAGAATCTTCTTCATACAATCTAGATCTGTTGTCGGTGTCCAATAATCGTTTTACAAACATCGATTCTATCTTCCGATTCAACAACTTAGAATCTTTGAACGTATCCCTCAACAACCTCCAGCAGTTGGAGTTGGGTCGACTAACATCCGCACTGGATGAATTGGAGGTATTGAATGTGTCTAACTGCAATATTGCCAACTTTAACTTGCAAGGTTTGACGGTGCATGAATCTATGAAATACCTAGATATTTCTGACAATGAGCTCCCATCCTTGGATTTGGAGCAGCTTGCCAACTTTCCAGATTTAGAAATGTTTGTATTTGGCGGAAACGAATTCGATCAATTGGATGTTGATAAGTTGGCGCATTACTTTAAAGATTTGGAACTGATCGGTATTGAAGGAACCGAATGGAATTGTGCTCAACTTGAAAAAGCACTAAATTTTTCTGATGAAAACGACATTGAGCTTTGGAGACTTCAAGGAGCGCAGGCCTGTTCAGGGAAAAGTGTTAGAGATTATTGCTGTAAGTAA